The following DNA comes from Patagioenas fasciata isolate bPatFas1 chromosome 34, bPatFas1.hap1, whole genome shotgun sequence.
ccccccgcactcctgggtcccccatccccatccccatccccatccccatcccccctgaactcctgggtcccccatccccatccccatcccccctgaactcctgggtcccccatccccatccccatccccatccccatcccctgggtcccccatccccatcccccccgtccccccgccccgccggggtcCCCCTCACTCCGGCTGTCGTGCGCGGGGTTGCTGAAGAACAGGGCCCCCCCGGCCAGGGCGACGCCGGCGGCCACGGCCGGGTCGGGCAGCGCGGGCAGCAGCGCCACGGCGCGGGGGGGCAGCGAGGCGCCCCCGTCCCAGCTCCGCGCCACCATGCGGCACCGGCACCGGTACTGGTTCTGGTTCCGGATGTTCAGCCCCACGGACCCGTCGGGCAGCTCGTACGGCTGGGGAGCACgcgggcccggacgcctgggtcccgcgcccggacgcctgggttccctacacccggacgcctgggtcccccccactcggatgcctgggtccccacacccggatgcctgggtccccgcacccggacgcctgggttccctacacccggacgcctgggtccccctcacttggatgcctgggtccccacacccggatgcctgggtccccgcacccggacgcctgggtcccccacacccggatgcctgggtccccctcacttggatgcctgggtccccacacccggacgcctgggtccccacacccggacgcctgggtccccctcacttggatgcctgggtccccacacccggacgcctgggtccccgcacccggacgcctgggtcccccacacccggatgcctgggtccccctcacttggatgcctgggtcccccacacccggacgcctgggtcccccacacccggacgcctgggtcccccacacccggacgcctgggtccccgcacccggacgcctgggtccccacacccggacgcctgggtccccgcacccggatgcctgggtccccctcacttggatgcctgggtccccacacccagacgcctgggtcccccacacccggacacctgggtccccacacccagacacctgggtccccacacccggacgcctgggtcccccacacccggacacctgggtccccacacccagacacctgggtccccacacccggacgcctgggtcccgcgcccggacgcctgggttccctacacccggacgcctgggtccccgcacccggacgcctgggtcccttgggtacctgggtccccacacccggactcctgggtcccttggatgcctgggtccccacacccggacgcctgggtcccccagatacctgggtcccccccacccggacgcctgggtcccccacacccggacgcctgggtccccctcactcggatgcctgggtcccttggacgcctgggtccccacacccgaacgcctgggtccccacacccggacacctgggtccccgcacccggacgccggggtcccttggatgcctgggtccccacacccggactcctgggtcccttggatgcctgggtccccgcacccggacgcctgggtcccccccactaggatgcctgggtccccacacccggacgcctgggtccccccaacccggacgcctgggtcccgcacccggacgcctgggtccccacacccggacgcctgggtccccgcacccggacgcctgggtcccccacacccggacgcctgggtccccccaacccggacgcctgggtccccccaacccggacgcctgggtcccgcgcccggacgcctgggtccccacacccggacgcctgggtcccccacacccggacgcctgggtcccccccacccggacgcctgggtccccccaacccggacgcctgggtcccgcgcccggacgcctgggtccccacacccggacgcctgggtccccgcacccggacgcctgggtccccctcactcggatgcctgggtcccccacacccaaatgcctgggtcccttggatgcctgggtcccccacactcggacgcctgggtcccccacacccagacgcctgggttccttggacgcctgggtcccccacacccggacgcctgggtccccgcacccggacgcctgggtcccttggatgcctgggtccccacacccggacacctgggtcccttggatgcctgggtccccacacccggacacctgggtcccccccacccggacgcctcGGTCcccacacccggacgcctgggtcccccagatacctgggtcccccccacccggacgcctgggtcccccccacccggacgcctgggtcccccccacccggacgcctgggttccttggacgcctgggtccccacacccgaacgcctgggtcccccacacccggacacctgggtcccttggatgcctgggtcccccacactcggacgcctgggtccccctcactcggatgcctgggtcccttggacgcctgggtccccacacccgaacgcctgggtccctgcacccggacgcctgggtcccttggacacctgggtccccccacccggacgcctgggtccccacacccggacgcctgggtcccccacacccggatgcctgggttcctTGGACGCCTTGGTCcccacacccggacgcctgggtccctcggccACCTGGGTCCCCCACACCCAAACACCTGGGTGCCCTGAACccctgagtccctcccgaactcctgggtccccccggacgcctgggtccctcccgaactcctgggtccccacctggcACTCGTCGGGGGTGAAGTCGCGGGGTCTGCGGGGCGCCCCGAAGGGGATGGCGGGGAGGGTCCCCCCCCGGCGCCACGAGCGCCCCCCGTCGTCGCTCAGCAGCAGCGTCACCCCGTCCCGCTCCAGCGTCCCGTGCCCGCAGAACACCAGGCGCCCCCTGGCGGGGGGGAGGAGCTTCTGGGGGGGACACGAgtgacacccggacgcctgggtcccccctgtgtccctttgttccctcccgaactcctgggtccactcccgaactcctgggtccactcccgaattcctgggtcccccctgaactcctgggtccccaccggacgcctgggtcccctctggggtCAGAACACCAGGCGCCCCCTGGCGGGGGGGAGGAGCTTCTGGGGGGGACACAACTgagacccggacgcctgggtccttcccggatgcctgggtccactcccgaactcctgggtccctcccgaacgcctgggtccccccacccgaactcctgggtccctcccaccccctatatccccccccaccccctgaactcctgggtccctcccgaacgcctgggtccctcccgaatgcctgggtcccccgaacgcctgggtccctcccgaacgcccgggtccctcccgaacgcctgggtcctcaccCGTATCCCGTAGCCGGGGCCGGGCGCCCACACCTCCCCCCCGAAGACGTGGCTGATGTTCTCAGGGGGTCCCCAGGCCCCTCCCCCGTCGCGGCTCCTCAGgacgtgggtgctgggggggccgcAGGCGGCGGGGGGATGGGCGCAGCGGGCGAACAGCAGcagcacctcccccccctcccccacccccagcgCCCCCAGGTTCAGCCCATCCCCCCCCCACCCGTCGTCCGTCGCCACCCGCGTGGGGCCCCACGTGGCacctgggggggggaggggtggggggggtcaggacgcgacccccaaccccccccataacccccaaaccccccccccggACCCACAAaaccccccactcccccccaaTCCGCTCCTGGAAACAATTACATggtgttcactctggtccctaccgATGGCTGTAACCTGcaacccccccagaacccccataaaccccccagcacccccaaaaatccccccaggacccccccaaagacCCTtttgacccccccaaaaccccccaggaccccccaaacccccccaagcccctcctGTAACTAATTACATGTTGTTCACTCTGGTGCCTACTGATGGTCGGATTCTACAaaccccccccagaacccccacaaAACCTCTAACCTCCCCCCCAGACCCAAATaaccccccccataacccccctgggcCCCCAACCCCCTCCTGTTAATAATTCtgtgctgttcactctggtccctactgacggTTGGATTCTACaaacccccccagaacccccataaaccccccaggaccccccaaaatccccccaggacccccccaagacCTTTttgaccccccccaggaccccctgaatCCCTCCTGTTAATCATCCTGtgccgttcactctggtccctactgacggCCGGATCCTacaatcccccccaaaacccccaaaacaccccccaaattccccccctaGACCCAAATAaccacccccataacccccctgggccccccaaGCCCCTCCTGTCAATCATTCTGtgccgttcactctggtccctactgatggccgGATTCTAgaaaccccccagaaccccccccaaaccccccaaaacccccccagacccccccacaaaGACCCTcttgacccccccagcccccccccatagctcccccccACCTCCATCCAGCGACCTCCGGCACACGATGACTTTGGCCCCCACGTCCGCCGCCGAGCGTTTCCGGCCCTCGGCGCAGGCCAACAGGGCCCCCCCCGGCGTCACCGTCACCAGCGGCACCCGGAACGTGTGCACCCCCCCCCGGCCCTCCCCGCTCACCCACAGCAGCTGCTCGCGAATCACCCGCGGGCGCACCTGGGGGGGAGGAAgaattgggggggtcaggggggggtcttgggggggttactgggggcttaggggggtgttggggtggtCTAAAGGGTCTTTGGGGGCGTTCTGGGGGGGAATGTGAAGTACggtcatcagtagggaccagagtgaacaggaCATAATGAGTTATAGGGGGaattctgggggtcctggggggtttattgggggcttggggggtcaaAAGGgtctttgggggggtcctgggggggtttgcaaagtgcagccatcagtagggaccagagtgaacggcaTGTAATGAGTTAcagggggggtttaggggggtcttgggggggtttattgggggcttggggggtcaaatgggtcactgggggggtcctgggggggtttatgggggtcctgggggggtttgcaaagtgcagccatcagtagggaccagagtgaacggcaTGTAATGAGTTAcagggggggtttaggggggtcttgggggggtttattgggggcttggggggtcaaATGGGtctttggggggtcctgggaggttttatgggggtcctgggggggtttccTGGATggagccatcagtagggaccagagtgaacgggACATAATGAGTTAAAGGGGGgattctgggggtcctgggggatttaTTAGGGGCTTGGGGGGTCAAAAGGgcctttgggggggtcctggggggtttatgggggtttagggggggtcctgggggggtttgctGGATggagccatcagtagggaccagactGAACAGGACATAATGAGCTCtggggagggttttggggggtcctggggggatttgggggtctgggaggggtcaggggggtcacgaGGGGTCGGTCCCACCCCGGAAGTCCCGTGTGtccccctccccccacaccgGAAGTCCCCTGttttccaccccctcccccccaccggAAGTACCGTCTCGGGGGTCGCGACCCAGCGCGCGGCGGCGCCAACGGCCAGGAGCAGCGCGAGGAGCTTCCGGGCGGCCATGGCGGGTCACGTGGCGCCGGGTCACGTGGCGCCGGGTCACGTGGGAGCGGGGCTTAAAGCGGCAACGGCaaattgggggtgggggaggggaaggatTTAAAGCGGTAACGGCTCGCAAAAGGGGCGGAGCCAGGATTTAAAGCGGCAACGGCAGGAAACGGGGCAGGGCCACGGCTTAAAGCGGCAACGGTTATGGCGGGGGTGGGATCAAGGATTTAAAGCGGCAACGGTAAATTGGGGGCGGGGTCAAGGAGTTAAAGTGGCAACGGCAGGAAGGGGGCGGAGCCAGGGTTTAAAGCGGCAACGCCCATGAAATGGGTCAGGGCTTAAAACGGCAATACCCATGGGGCGGGGTCAAGGATTTAAAGCGGCAACGACCGGTAAAGGGGGAGGGACCACGGCTTAAAGGGGCAACGCCAAATTGGGGGCGGGGTCAAGGGCTTAAAGCTGCAACGGTCGGTAAATAGAGGGGTGGGGCCAGGATTTAAAGCGGCAACGCCTGGGGGGGGAAGGGTCAAGGAGTTAAAGCAGCAACTGCATAAAGGGGGCGGAGCCAAGATTTAAAGCGGCAACGCCCATGAAGTGGGTCAGGGCTTAAAGCGGCAACGCCAAATTGGGGGTGGGGTCAAGGATTTAAAGCGGCAACGCCAATAGTTGGGGCTTAAAGAAGTGATGGCCGGTGGGGCCCACCAGCGAATAAAACACCCCGTTTTGGGAGAAAACTGCTTCTTTTGGTCACTTTTATTGCACTTTtttcaccaccacccccccccacaTCCGGCCTGCGGGGGAGGGGGGAGGCTGATATGGGCCCCACCCACCGCTGTTGCCGTTTGAAGGGTGGGATCCGCTGTAGTCCCGCCCCCCGGTGGGGGCGTGGTCACCagtggccacgccccctcactCCGGTCAGGTCTTGGCCAATCGCAGCATCGGGCCTGAGGGggtggggatgctgtggggggaagggaggggtcACTCGGGGGTCAcccaggggtcatgggggtcacggggggtcaaaGGTCACAAGGGGGTCGGGGGGGATCATGGGGtcctgggtgggggggggcaggggtcattgggggtccctgggagggATTGTAAAGtgcagccatcagtagggaccagagtgaacaacaCATAGTGATTTAcaggagggggttgggggggtcctgggggggtcaaaagggtctttgggggggtccctggggggttttggggtgttttttgggggctttggggggggttGCAAAGcgcagccatcagtagggaccagagtgaacggcaCATAATTGGTTATaggaggggtctgggggggggttGTAGGacatgggggttcggggggggtcagaggtcacgggggggtgtgggggagTCACCTTTGAAGCAACTGCGCCCCCACCAGGTCGTGCAGCAGGTACGGGACCCCCAGGCGGGCGCCCGGGGGGTTCGGTCGCTCCCGCAGCCCCAAGACGGGAACCTCGCGGTGCCGGGACCTGCGCACGACCCCCAGCAGCGCCCGGCGACCTGCGGGGCAACGGGGGGTCAAGGACAGACCCTCCCCCTCCGCGccgtcagtagggaccagagtgaacggcaCGGAGTGAGTtacaggaggggtttggggggtttattgggggtTTAGGGGGTCAAAAGGGtcttttggggggtcctgggggggtttgtaGAATCCAGCCATCAGTAGGCACCAGAGTGAACGGCACATGGTGAGTTACAGGAGGGGGCTGGGGGCGTCTGGGGGGATCTAAAGGGTCTTTGGGgcggtcctggggcagttttgggggttctgggggggtttGCAAAGCGcaaccatcagtagggaccagagtgaacaacaTGTAATGAGTTACAGGAGGCActagggaggttttgggggcatcaaaggggtcctgggggatttgggggggttaaaggggtcactgggggggtctctgggggggtttGCAAAGtgcagccatcagtagggaccagagtgaacagcacaGAGCGAGTTACAGGAAagggttgggggggtcctgggcggGTCAAAAGGGTCTTtgggagggtcctgggggtgttttgggggttctgggggtgtttGCAGATtgcagccatcagtagggaccagagtgaacgacATGTAATGAGTTACAGGATGGGGTTGGGAGGGTCTGGGTGGGTCCCAGGGGGtgtgggaggtttgggggggtctgggggggtctggggggggtgtgggttgttttggggggcaggggggtcccCTCACCTCGGATCAGTTCCCGCACAAAGCGCCCGACCCCCGGCAGCGCCAACCACCAGCTCCCAGCATCACGCACGGTCAGGAGCCCCACGCCCACCAACTGCCTGGTggggggggaaaatggggttcaggacccccccaaaaaccccccaacacccccccacatccccacaaCCCCCCACGGGTCCCACAACCCCGCCCGGGTCCCAcaaaacccccccaaccccctcctgTTACCAATTACGTgtcgttcactctggtccctactgatggctgcgctttgcaaacccccccaaaatcccccaaatcccctccaaaaccacccaaacacCCCCCAGGGAACCCCCAAAGACCCTTCTGACCCCCCCAACTCCTTCCTGTAACTCACTACCtgttgttcactctggtccctaccgATGGCTGTGCATTGCAaaccccccccaacaccccccggacccccaaaattccccccaggacccccccaaagacCCTTTTGACCCCCTCAGAACTCTCCAACCCTTTCCTGTAACTCACTACATgtcgttcactctggtccctactgatggctacGCTTTGGAAATCCCCCCCTAAAACCCCCCCAGGAcgcccccaaattccccccaaactccccctagcacccccccagacccccacatccccccccacaccccgtgtcccccccttaCGTGACGTCACCGTCCCCAAACCC
Coding sequences within:
- the NEU1 gene encoding sialidase-1; the protein is MAARKLLALLLAVGAAARWVATPETVRPRVIREQLLWVSGEGRGGVHTFRVPLVTVTPGGALLACAEGRKRSAADVGAKVIVCRRSLDGGATWGPTRVATDDGWGGDGLNLGALGVGEGGEVLLLFARCAHPPAACGPPSTHVLRSRDGGGAWGPPENISHVFGGEVWAPGPGYGIRKLLPPARGRLVFCGHGTLERDGVTLLLSDDGGRSWRRGGTLPAIPFGAPRRPRDFTPDECQPYELPDGSVGLNIRNQNQYRCRCRMVARSWDGGASLPPRAVALLPALPDPAVAAGVALAGGALFFSNPAHDSRRVNLTLRWSFDNGTTWWGRGLRLWAGPSGYSSLAAPPPGPDGSPSPYLYVIYEKGRSLSTESVSLATISITGEP